Proteins encoded within one genomic window of Onychostoma macrolepis isolate SWU-2019 chromosome 11, ASM1243209v1, whole genome shotgun sequence:
- the hesx1 gene encoding homeobox expressed in ES cells 1: protein MASLTVSAHQNRSMPRQSAFSIDSILGLDRPDQRTALSAPYRPWTDVKPAGQNRGVVADSDVSVDVRVNEDGKSYSKSPADAYRRTLNWYIGRRPRTAFSSVQIKILESVFQVNSYPGIDIREELAKKLHLDEDRIQIWFQNRRAKLKRSHRESQFLMVKNVLSDLQSSRER, encoded by the exons ATGGCTTCTCTCACAGTCAGCGCGCATCAGAACCGCTCGATGCCCAGACAGTCTGCCTTCTCCATCGACAGCATCCTGGGACTCGACAGACCGGATCAGAGAACCGCCCTGTCAGCACCTTACCGACCGTGGACAG ACGTGAAACCAGCGGGTCAGAACCGTGGCGTGGTCGCAGACAGTGATGTTTCAGTGGATGTGAGGGTGAATGAAGACGGTAAATCTTACAGTAAATCACCAGCAGACGCTTACAGGAGAACACTGAACTGGTACATCGGGCGCAGGCCGCGGACGGCTTTCTCTAGTGTTCAG ATCAAGATTTTGGAGAGTGTGTTTCAAGTGAACTCATACCCAGGCATTGACATCCGTGAAGAACTTGCTAAGAAACTGCATCTAGATGAGGACAGAATTCAG ATTTGGTTCCAGAACAGAAGAGCGAAGCTGAAGCGTTCACACAGAGAATCTCAGTTCCTCATGGTGAAAAACGTCCTCAGTGATTTACAGTCCAGCAGAGAACGCTGA